Proteins found in one Vulgatibacter sp. genomic segment:
- a CDS encoding cyclic nucleotide-binding domain-containing protein produces MNHAALLARCPLFKGFTGTGLQILASIARERTLPEGTPIFREDMPGDALYVLASGDVRIAMTGADGREQTLAVLGENEFFGELALLTPSAERLVSANAQSEVVLLEFQQKDFARLQTQKPQACLKLILNIAGEFGRKLADNRPLLRSMLLPASRR; encoded by the coding sequence GTGAATCACGCCGCGCTCCTGGCCCGCTGCCCGCTCTTCAAGGGCTTCACCGGCACCGGCCTGCAGATCCTCGCCAGCATCGCCCGGGAGCGGACCCTCCCCGAGGGGACGCCGATCTTCCGGGAGGACATGCCGGGCGATGCGCTCTACGTGCTTGCCAGCGGCGATGTGCGGATCGCCATGACCGGCGCCGACGGTCGCGAGCAGACCCTCGCCGTCCTCGGCGAGAACGAGTTCTTCGGCGAGCTGGCGCTCCTCACCCCCAGCGCCGAGCGGCTGGTCTCCGCCAACGCGCAGAGCGAGGTGGTCCTCCTCGAGTTCCAGCAGAAGGACTTCGCCCGGCTCCAGACGCAGAAGCCGCAGGCCTGCCTGAAGCTCATCCTCAACATCGCCGGCGAGTTCGGCCGCAAGCTGGCCGACAACCGGCCGTTGCTGCGATCGATGTTGTTGCCTGCGAGCCGCCGGTAA
- the guaA gene encoding glutamine-hydrolyzing GMP synthase gives MRDPHSERILILDFGSQYTQLIARRIRELKVYCEIHPCTMSEEAIRAFAPKGIVLSGGPASVEAEGSPRPSPLVFELGVPVLGICYGLQLMSKMLGGKVAKATHREYGRAAIEVLVDSGLFKGFNPGDKADVWMSHGDRVEALPEGFRPIARTPSAPFAAVAWPEKNFFGVQFHPEVHHSPRGRELLGNFVYDVCGCSGTWSMAAFAETMMQQIRDQVGNGTVICGLSGGVDSAVAALLIHKAVGDQLRCIFVDNGLLRTGEKDQVREVFQNRFHVPLQVVDAEERFLAKLAGISDPEKKRKAIGYEFIEVFDEAASQIEDARFLAQGTLYPDVIESVSFKGPSATIKSHHNVGGLPEKMKLSLVEPLRELFKDEVRQLGRELGLPEFIVNRQPFPGPGLAIRCLGDLTKERLDVLREADVIVREEIEAAGLNDSIWQSFAVLLPVKSVGVMGDERTYEETCAIRAVDSVDGMTADWSRIPYDLLARMSSRIVNEVRGINRVVYDITSKPPGTIEWE, from the coding sequence ATGCGCGATCCCCACAGCGAGCGGATCCTCATTCTCGACTTCGGCAGCCAGTACACCCAGCTGATCGCCCGGCGGATCCGCGAGCTCAAGGTCTACTGCGAGATCCACCCCTGCACCATGAGCGAGGAGGCGATCCGCGCCTTCGCCCCGAAGGGCATCGTGCTCTCCGGCGGTCCCGCCTCGGTGGAGGCCGAGGGGAGCCCCCGGCCGTCGCCGCTGGTCTTCGAGCTCGGCGTGCCGGTCCTCGGCATCTGCTACGGCCTGCAGCTGATGTCCAAGATGCTCGGCGGCAAGGTGGCGAAGGCCACCCACCGCGAGTACGGTCGCGCCGCCATCGAGGTCCTGGTCGACTCGGGCCTCTTCAAGGGCTTCAACCCCGGCGACAAGGCCGACGTGTGGATGAGCCACGGCGACCGCGTCGAGGCGCTGCCCGAGGGCTTCCGTCCCATCGCCCGCACGCCGTCGGCGCCCTTCGCCGCGGTGGCCTGGCCCGAGAAGAACTTCTTCGGCGTGCAGTTCCACCCCGAGGTGCACCACTCGCCGCGGGGCAGGGAGCTCCTCGGCAACTTCGTCTACGACGTCTGCGGCTGCTCCGGCACCTGGAGCATGGCGGCCTTCGCCGAGACGATGATGCAGCAGATCCGCGACCAGGTCGGCAACGGCACGGTGATCTGCGGCCTCTCCGGCGGCGTCGACTCCGCCGTGGCGGCGCTGCTCATCCACAAGGCGGTAGGCGACCAGCTCCGCTGCATCTTCGTCGACAACGGGCTCCTGCGCACCGGCGAGAAGGATCAGGTCCGCGAGGTCTTCCAGAACCGCTTCCACGTGCCCTTGCAGGTGGTCGACGCCGAGGAGCGCTTCCTGGCGAAGCTCGCCGGGATCAGCGATCCCGAGAAGAAGCGCAAGGCCATCGGCTACGAGTTCATCGAGGTCTTCGACGAGGCCGCCTCGCAGATCGAGGACGCCCGCTTCCTCGCCCAGGGCACGCTCTACCCCGACGTGATCGAGTCGGTGTCGTTCAAGGGGCCCTCGGCCACGATCAAGAGCCACCACAACGTGGGCGGCCTCCCCGAGAAGATGAAGCTCAGCCTGGTCGAGCCCCTCCGCGAGCTCTTCAAGGACGAGGTGCGCCAGCTCGGCCGCGAGCTCGGCCTGCCCGAGTTCATCGTCAACCGGCAGCCCTTCCCGGGCCCGGGCCTCGCCATCCGCTGCCTCGGCGATCTCACCAAGGAGCGCCTCGACGTGCTTCGCGAGGCCGACGTCATCGTGCGCGAGGAGATCGAGGCGGCGGGCCTGAACGACTCGATCTGGCAGTCCTTCGCCGTGCTGCTGCCGGTCAAGTCGGTGGGCGTCATGGGCGACGAGCGCACCTACGAGGAGACCTGCGCGATCCGCGCGGTCGACTCGGTGGACGGCATGACCGCCGACTGGTCGCGCATCCCCTACGATCTGCTCGCCCGGATGTCGTCGCGCATCGTCAACGAGGTGCGGGGCATCAACCGCGTGGTCTACGACATCACCTCGAAGCCGCCGGGGACGATCGAGTGGGAGTAG
- a CDS encoding TIGR02266 family protein yields MPDQPSDRRVHRRVPIVLRVRVGARTEAEFGERYATNLSRGGIFLRTRSPQPVGTLLRLEVQLADGTAVIRARGEVKYAAQDRPDASPPVVGGMGIQFIDLDAESQALVDRLCGVPGQPARGRHAPVLTPAPEPTPVIDRTALDLPGLRAGFEPNAGGPVIGIDLGTTFSCAAYIRHGKPFVLPSREGYNTIPSLVALNGRGKLVVGHPARGQMLLNPRHTVYGSKRLVGRPFGSPVVQQSLERFLYEIVEGPDGEAAVRLGGTTLTLQEVAALVLNEVRELAQNSLGQPVSRAVITVPAYYNEHQREAVRRAGRLAGLVVERILSEPTAAALAYGYGKGLNRRILVYDLGGGTFDASVLELHDSVFEVISTGGDTFLGGVDFDGAVVDHLLACFEAQLGRPFDGDQVALQRVFDAAERAKCALSEQESFRVHVPFVTSVEGRPCDLDVTLDRATLETLCGPLVERTLAVAEDVLRQKKLSFAQIDDVLLVGGQSRMPLVRQRIRERFGKEPHKGVHPDEAVALGAALLGQALEKSEGVVLIDVLPMSIQIGRPGGSCTSVIERNVALPVTRTFKLSTSRDFQTSFEIHVFQGESPQAQVNEYLGTLSVNGLPLGQKGSVQAAVTFHLTAECLLQVTAKELSTGRTFETTMSTRGTPEEVRAKLGMRPQRPGVPQPVAGMFASDGSTAAMPPPESTIARVLRRWFRG; encoded by the coding sequence TTGCCCGACCAGCCATCCGATCGCCGCGTACACCGCCGCGTCCCCATCGTCCTGCGTGTCCGGGTCGGCGCCCGCACCGAAGCGGAGTTCGGCGAGCGCTACGCCACCAACCTGAGCCGCGGGGGCATCTTCCTCCGCACGCGGAGCCCGCAGCCGGTGGGCACCCTCCTCCGGCTCGAGGTCCAGCTCGCCGACGGGACCGCGGTGATCCGCGCCAGGGGCGAGGTGAAGTACGCGGCCCAGGATCGGCCCGACGCGTCGCCCCCCGTCGTCGGCGGGATGGGGATCCAGTTCATCGACCTCGACGCGGAGTCCCAGGCCCTCGTCGACAGGCTCTGCGGCGTGCCGGGCCAGCCCGCCCGCGGGCGCCATGCCCCCGTGCTCACGCCTGCCCCGGAGCCCACCCCGGTGATCGACCGGACGGCGCTCGATCTGCCCGGCCTGCGGGCGGGGTTCGAGCCCAACGCCGGCGGCCCGGTGATCGGCATCGATCTGGGCACCACCTTCTCCTGCGCCGCCTACATCCGCCACGGCAAGCCCTTCGTCCTCCCCTCGCGCGAGGGCTACAACACCATCCCCTCGCTGGTGGCGCTCAACGGCAGGGGCAAGCTGGTGGTGGGCCACCCTGCCCGCGGCCAGATGCTCCTCAACCCGCGCCACACCGTCTACGGCAGCAAGCGCCTCGTCGGCCGCCCCTTCGGATCTCCGGTGGTCCAGCAGAGCCTGGAGCGCTTCCTCTACGAGATCGTCGAGGGGCCCGACGGCGAGGCGGCCGTCCGTCTCGGCGGCACCACGCTCACCCTGCAGGAGGTGGCGGCGCTCGTTCTCAACGAGGTGCGCGAGCTCGCCCAGAACAGCCTCGGGCAGCCGGTGAGCCGGGCGGTGATCACGGTGCCGGCCTACTACAACGAGCACCAGCGCGAGGCGGTCCGCAGGGCCGGCCGCCTAGCCGGCCTCGTGGTCGAGCGGATCCTGAGCGAGCCCACCGCCGCAGCCCTCGCCTACGGCTACGGCAAGGGCTTGAACCGCCGCATCCTCGTCTACGATCTCGGCGGCGGCACCTTCGACGCCTCCGTGCTCGAGCTCCACGACAGCGTCTTCGAGGTGATCTCCACGGGTGGCGACACCTTCCTCGGCGGCGTCGACTTCGACGGCGCCGTGGTGGACCACCTGCTCGCCTGCTTCGAAGCGCAGCTGGGCAGGCCCTTCGACGGCGATCAGGTCGCGCTGCAGCGGGTCTTCGACGCTGCGGAGCGTGCCAAATGCGCCCTCTCCGAACAGGAGAGCTTCCGGGTCCACGTGCCCTTCGTCACCAGCGTCGAGGGCAGGCCCTGCGATCTCGACGTGACCCTGGACCGGGCGACGCTGGAGACGCTCTGCGGCCCGCTGGTGGAGCGCACCCTCGCGGTGGCGGAAGACGTGCTCCGGCAGAAGAAGCTCTCCTTCGCCCAGATCGACGACGTGCTCCTCGTCGGTGGCCAGAGCCGGATGCCGCTCGTCCGCCAGCGGATCCGCGAGCGCTTCGGCAAGGAGCCGCACAAGGGCGTCCATCCCGACGAGGCGGTGGCCCTCGGCGCCGCCCTCCTCGGCCAGGCGCTGGAGAAGAGCGAAGGGGTCGTGCTCATCGACGTGCTGCCGATGTCGATCCAGATCGGCAGGCCCGGCGGGAGCTGCACCTCGGTGATCGAGCGCAACGTGGCGCTGCCCGTCACCCGGACCTTCAAGCTCTCCACCAGCCGCGACTTCCAGACCTCGTTCGAGATCCACGTCTTCCAGGGCGAGAGCCCGCAGGCGCAGGTGAACGAGTACCTCGGCACCTTGAGCGTCAACGGCCTGCCCCTCGGCCAGAAGGGCTCGGTCCAGGCGGCGGTCACCTTCCACCTCACCGCGGAGTGCCTGCTCCAGGTGACGGCGAAGGAACTCTCCACCGGGCGCACCTTCGAGACGACGATGAGCACCCGGGGCACGCCGGAGGAGGTCCGCGCCAAGCTCGGCATGCGGCCCCAGCGGCCCGGCGTGCCGCAGCCGGTGGCGGGGATGTTCGCCTCGGACGGCAGCACCGCGGCGATGCCGCCGCCGGAGAGCACCATCGCCCGGGTGCTCCGGCGCTGGTTCCGCGGCTGA
- a CDS encoding ATP-binding protein encodes MLAPRCYERWFRGSAGRYNGTGRGLAISRGIVEAHGGRIRVESEPGRGSTFGFTLPAA; translated from the coding sequence CTGCTTGCGCCCCGCTGCTACGAGCGCTGGTTCCGCGGCAGCGCGGGCCGCTACAACGGCACCGGCCGGGGCCTCGCGATCTCGCGGGGGATCGTCGAGGCCCACGGCGGCAGGATCCGGGTGGAGAGCGAGCCAGGCAGGGGGAGCACCTTCGGGTTCACCCTGCCCGCCGCCTGA
- a CDS encoding alpha/beta fold hydrolase, which yields MLLPMLTTMQGPAGTLRLDDGGEGGLPVIFAHSLGGHLGQWARALAHLQRSRRALAWDLRGHGGSELPADGDHSVEAQAGDLLAILDGRGIERAVFVGHSLGAMVAIAAAGRAPARCAGLFLEDPGSDPSLYPQAQVDHFLTELETNYEAMVGPYWEQLLVGASHETRREVLEALWATPREAIVRSFRDLGSFRAIEALRAFGGPVFVLAGPLGSSPDALQRVLGIRHQLLEGVSHYLHLDAPHAFADSLDRFLAERQG from the coding sequence TTGCTCCTGCCCATGCTCACCACCATGCAGGGCCCCGCAGGGACCCTTCGGCTCGACGACGGAGGGGAGGGCGGCCTCCCCGTGATCTTCGCCCACTCGCTCGGCGGCCACCTCGGCCAGTGGGCCCGGGCCCTCGCCCACCTGCAGCGGAGCCGCAGGGCGCTGGCCTGGGATCTGCGCGGCCACGGCGGCTCCGAGCTGCCGGCGGACGGCGACCATTCGGTCGAGGCGCAGGCGGGCGATCTGCTCGCCATCCTCGATGGCCGGGGGATCGAGCGCGCCGTCTTCGTCGGGCACAGCCTCGGCGCGATGGTGGCGATCGCCGCGGCGGGGCGGGCGCCGGCGCGCTGCGCCGGCCTCTTCCTCGAGGATCCCGGCAGCGATCCGAGCCTCTATCCCCAGGCCCAGGTCGACCATTTCCTCACCGAGCTGGAGACCAATTACGAGGCGATGGTCGGCCCCTACTGGGAACAGCTCCTCGTCGGCGCCAGCCACGAGACCCGGCGCGAGGTCCTCGAGGCGCTCTGGGCCACGCCGCGGGAGGCGATCGTGCGCTCGTTCCGCGACCTCGGCAGCTTCCGGGCGATCGAGGCCCTGCGCGCCTTCGGCGGCCCTGTCTTCGTGCTGGCAGGCCCGCTGGGCTCGAGCCCGGACGCGCTGCAGCGCGTCCTCGGCATCCGCCACCAGTTGCTCGAGGGCGTGAGCCACTACCTCCACCTCGACGCGCCCCATGCGTTCGCCGATTCGCTCGATCGCTTCCTGGCGGAACGCCAGGGCTAA
- a CDS encoding DedA family protein, whose product MEQFVLEFLGSASGLGAYGLVFGVLLACGLGLPLPEDVALITGGYLAYLGHANLGVMLAVGFAGILAGDSAVFFLGRTSRSAQRRHPGGLLGRHLTPDRIAKVEAQFERRGNLLVVIARFLPGIRAATYFVAGGAGMSYRRFIFFDGLAALLSAPLFVVAGWHFGKEIGKVVGWAEQFHSWLIGGMVVVALALFARSMARRRRIRLAAQQAPVQVVEPVAFHAPPVEPTVREEQIAS is encoded by the coding sequence TTGGAACAGTTCGTCCTCGAATTTCTCGGCTCCGCGTCGGGGCTGGGGGCCTACGGGCTCGTCTTCGGCGTGCTCCTGGCCTGTGGCCTCGGTCTGCCGCTCCCCGAAGACGTCGCCCTGATCACCGGCGGCTACCTCGCCTATCTCGGTCACGCAAACCTCGGCGTGATGCTGGCAGTGGGATTCGCCGGCATCCTCGCCGGTGACTCGGCGGTCTTCTTCCTCGGCAGGACCAGCCGCAGCGCCCAGCGCCGGCATCCGGGCGGGCTCCTCGGCCGCCACCTCACGCCGGACCGGATCGCGAAGGTCGAGGCCCAGTTCGAGCGCCGCGGCAACCTGCTGGTGGTGATCGCGCGCTTCCTCCCCGGCATCCGCGCCGCCACCTACTTCGTGGCGGGCGGCGCCGGAATGAGCTACCGCCGCTTCATCTTCTTCGACGGCCTGGCGGCGCTCCTCTCCGCGCCGCTCTTCGTGGTGGCGGGCTGGCACTTCGGCAAGGAGATCGGCAAGGTCGTCGGCTGGGCCGAGCAATTCCACAGCTGGCTCATCGGCGGCATGGTGGTGGTTGCGCTGGCGCTCTTCGCCCGCTCCATGGCCCGGCGCCGCAGGATCCGCCTGGCGGCGCAGCAGGCGCCGGTGCAGGTGGTCGAGCCCGTGGCCTTCCACGCGCCGCCGGTGGAGCCCACCGTCCGCGAGGAGCAGATCGCCTCCTGA
- a CDS encoding Rrf2 family transcriptional regulator — MRRDSRLSRMLHVLLHMNRHEGPATSEEIADMLGTNPVVVRRTMAGLRERGYVRSEKGHGGGWTLAQPLDAITLLDVYRAVGEPPLFALGTSEDNPDCLVEKAVNAALGDAMEQAEALLLARFGDVTLADLARTFARRRGAGACPPSR; from the coding sequence ATGCGACGCGACAGCCGCCTCTCCCGCATGCTCCACGTGCTGCTGCACATGAACCGCCACGAGGGTCCCGCCACCTCGGAGGAGATCGCCGACATGCTGGGCACCAACCCCGTCGTGGTCCGGCGCACCATGGCGGGCCTGCGGGAGCGCGGCTACGTGCGCTCGGAGAAGGGCCACGGCGGCGGCTGGACGCTCGCCCAGCCCCTCGACGCGATCACCCTGCTCGATGTCTACCGGGCGGTGGGCGAACCGCCCCTCTTCGCCCTCGGCACCTCCGAGGACAACCCGGATTGCCTGGTCGAGAAGGCGGTGAACGCGGCGCTCGGCGACGCCATGGAGCAGGCGGAGGCGCTGCTGCTCGCGCGCTTCGGCGACGTGACGCTGGCGGATCTCGCCCGGACCTTCGCCCGGCGGCGAGGGGCCGGGGCCTGCCCGCCGAGCCGATAG
- the guaB gene encoding IMP dehydrogenase, whose translation MLDPDKIQEALTFDDVLLVPGESHVLPREVETSTRLTRGITLNIPLLSSAMDTVTESRTAIAIAQEGGIGIVHKNLTIEAQALEVTKVKKFESGMVVDPVTIEPEAPLRRAVELMKRHNISGIPVTRNGYAVGILTNRDLRFERNLDQPVEKVMTKELVTAHEGISQDEAKALLHEHRIEKLLIVDDEKRLKGLITIKDIEKTQRHPNSSKDGFGRLLVGAAVGPGVDREDRVGALVKAGVDVVVVDTAHGHHVDVVEAVRSLKRRFPEVQMVAGNIATGAAARALVDAGVDAVKVGVGPGSICTTRVVAGVGVPQLTAIYEAAKALAETDVPVIADGGIKYSGDVVKALAAGAHSVMVGSLLAGCEEAPGEVILFQGRSYKQYRGMGSVGAMKQGSKDRYFQGDVDEELKLVPEGIEGRVPYKGSLSMIIHQLVGGLRAGMGYVGAANIQELRTKPRFVKMSSSGLRESHVHDVIITHEAPNYRRD comes from the coding sequence GTGCTCGACCCCGACAAGATCCAGGAAGCTCTCACGTTCGACGACGTTCTCCTCGTCCCCGGCGAGAGCCACGTGTTGCCCCGCGAGGTGGAGACCTCCACCCGGCTGACCCGCGGCATCACCTTGAACATCCCGCTCCTCTCCTCGGCGATGGACACCGTCACCGAGTCGCGCACCGCCATCGCGATCGCGCAGGAGGGCGGCATCGGGATCGTCCACAAGAACCTCACCATCGAGGCGCAGGCCCTCGAAGTCACCAAGGTGAAGAAGTTCGAGTCGGGGATGGTGGTCGACCCGGTCACCATCGAGCCCGAGGCGCCCTTGCGCCGCGCCGTGGAGCTGATGAAGCGCCACAACATCTCGGGCATCCCGGTGACCCGGAACGGCTACGCGGTGGGCATCCTCACCAACCGCGACCTGCGCTTCGAGCGCAACCTCGACCAGCCGGTCGAGAAGGTGATGACCAAGGAGCTGGTCACCGCCCACGAGGGGATCTCCCAGGACGAGGCCAAGGCGCTCCTCCACGAGCACCGGATCGAGAAGCTCCTCATCGTCGACGACGAGAAGCGGCTCAAGGGCCTCATCACCATCAAGGACATCGAGAAGACCCAGCGGCACCCGAACTCGAGCAAGGACGGCTTCGGCCGCCTCCTCGTCGGCGCCGCGGTGGGCCCCGGCGTCGACCGGGAGGATCGGGTCGGCGCCCTGGTGAAGGCCGGCGTCGACGTGGTCGTGGTCGACACCGCCCACGGCCACCACGTCGACGTGGTCGAGGCCGTGCGCAGCCTGAAGCGCCGCTTCCCCGAGGTGCAGATGGTAGCCGGCAACATCGCCACCGGCGCCGCTGCCCGCGCCCTCGTGGACGCAGGCGTCGACGCGGTGAAGGTCGGCGTCGGCCCCGGCTCGATCTGCACCACCCGCGTCGTCGCCGGCGTGGGCGTGCCCCAGCTCACCGCGATCTACGAGGCCGCCAAGGCGCTGGCCGAGACCGACGTGCCGGTGATCGCCGACGGCGGGATCAAATACTCGGGCGACGTGGTCAAGGCGCTGGCCGCCGGTGCCCACTCGGTGATGGTCGGCTCGCTGCTCGCGGGCTGCGAGGAGGCGCCGGGCGAGGTGATCCTCTTCCAGGGCCGCTCCTACAAGCAGTACCGCGGCATGGGGTCGGTGGGCGCGATGAAGCAGGGGTCCAAGGACCGCTACTTCCAGGGCGACGTCGACGAGGAGCTCAAGCTGGTGCCCGAGGGCATCGAGGGCCGCGTGCCCTACAAGGGCTCGCTCTCGATGATCATCCACCAGCTCGTGGGCGGCCTCCGCGCCGGCATGGGCTACGTGGGCGCCGCCAACATCCAGGAGCTCCGCACCAAGCCCCGCTTCGTGAAGATGAGCTCGTCCGGCCTGCGGGAGAGCCACGTCCACGACGTGATCATCACCCACGAGGCGCCGAACTACCGGCGCGACTGA
- a CDS encoding MBL fold metallo-hydrolase, translating into MLFRQLFDNETSSYTYLLADEETREAILIDPVIEQVERDVKVIGELGLRLLYTVETHVHADHVTGGGALRERLGSRTVVPAIAKVPCADVEVKEGDEIRFGKYTLRVLETPGHTDACVSYVGEGRVFTGDTLLVRGCGRTDFQSGSAEALYDSVTGKLFQLPPETLVYPAHDYKGHTVSSVLEEREHNPRLAHRTQAEFVDLMRNLKLALPKKIHEAVPANMACGVREGVAHA; encoded by the coding sequence ATGCTTTTCCGGCAGCTCTTCGACAACGAGACTTCCAGCTACACCTACCTGCTCGCCGACGAGGAGACCCGCGAGGCGATCCTGATCGATCCGGTGATCGAGCAGGTCGAACGTGACGTGAAGGTGATCGGAGAGTTGGGCCTGCGGCTGCTCTACACCGTGGAGACCCACGTCCACGCCGACCACGTCACCGGCGGCGGCGCGCTCCGCGAGCGCCTCGGATCGCGCACGGTGGTACCCGCCATCGCGAAGGTCCCCTGCGCCGACGTCGAGGTGAAGGAGGGCGACGAGATCCGCTTCGGCAAGTACACGCTGCGGGTCCTCGAGACCCCCGGCCACACCGACGCCTGTGTGAGCTACGTCGGCGAGGGCCGCGTCTTCACCGGTGACACGCTCCTCGTCCGCGGCTGCGGCCGCACCGACTTCCAGAGCGGCAGCGCCGAGGCGCTCTACGATTCGGTCACCGGCAAGCTCTTCCAGCTGCCGCCGGAGACGCTGGTCTACCCGGCCCACGACTACAAGGGCCACACGGTCTCGAGCGTGCTCGAGGAGCGCGAGCACAACCCGCGCCTCGCCCACAGGACGCAGGCCGAGTTCGTGGACCTGATGCGGAACCTCAAGCTCGCCCTCCCGAAGAAGATCCACGAGGCGGTTCCCGCCAACATGGCGTGCGGCGTGCGCGAGGGCGTGGCCCACGCGTGA
- a CDS encoding NAD(P)/FAD-dependent oxidoreductase, giving the protein MLQDAIVIGGSFAGLSAAMMLARARRAVLVIDAGAPRNRFAERSHGVLAQDGRPGGAILADARRQLAAYPTATLAQGRVVAISGADGAFVVETEDGAAARGRKVLLATGIVDELPELPGLAERWGSSVLHCPYCHGYEVGGGAIGVLGTMPASVHHAALLADWGTITFFPNGIVDLDEEARALLARRNVRIEERLVAGVEGPGRELEAVLLEDGSSVKARALFVATRARMASPLADALGCAFDETPIGPLLHTDAQKQTSVPGVYAAGDAAHFPSNVMLAAADGVLAGVGLHQALVAAG; this is encoded by the coding sequence ATGCTGCAGGACGCGATCGTGATCGGAGGAAGCTTCGCCGGCCTTTCGGCGGCGATGATGCTCGCCAGGGCCCGCCGCGCGGTGCTCGTCATCGACGCGGGCGCGCCCCGCAACCGCTTCGCCGAGCGCTCCCACGGCGTCCTCGCCCAGGACGGTCGACCGGGCGGGGCGATCCTCGCCGACGCGCGCCGGCAGCTCGCCGCCTATCCGACGGCGACGCTGGCGCAGGGGCGGGTGGTGGCCATCTCGGGGGCGGACGGTGCGTTCGTGGTGGAGACGGAGGACGGCGCCGCAGCCCGGGGGCGCAAGGTGCTCCTCGCCACCGGGATCGTGGACGAGCTGCCCGAGCTCCCCGGCCTCGCCGAGCGATGGGGCAGCTCCGTGCTCCACTGCCCCTATTGCCACGGCTACGAGGTCGGCGGCGGAGCGATCGGCGTCCTGGGCACGATGCCCGCCTCCGTGCACCACGCCGCGCTCCTTGCCGATTGGGGGACGATCACCTTCTTCCCCAACGGCATCGTCGACCTCGACGAGGAGGCGCGCGCGCTCCTCGCGCGTCGCAACGTGCGGATCGAGGAGCGGCTGGTCGCCGGGGTCGAGGGCCCGGGGCGGGAACTCGAGGCCGTGCTTCTCGAGGATGGCAGCAGCGTGAAGGCACGTGCGCTCTTCGTCGCCACCCGGGCGCGGATGGCGAGCCCGCTGGCCGATGCTTTGGGCTGCGCCTTCGACGAGACGCCGATCGGGCCGCTCCTGCACACGGACGCGCAGAAGCAGACCTCCGTCCCCGGTGTCTACGCAGCGGGCGATGCGGCCCACTTCCCGAGCAACGTGATGCTCGCCGCTGCCGACGGCGTGTTGGCCGGCGTCGGGCTGCACCAGGCCCTCGTCGCGGCGGGTTGA